TCCGGGCGATCCTGAATTGACTGGCGCAACGAGCTATAACGGACTACTGCTACGACTCGAAATATAAACTACTGCTGCGGCGCCTACGGATCCAACAGCTTCGACTCGGCCGTCCGCAGGTGTTCGAGCAGCGTCGACTTCGCGATATCGAGGTCGTCGGCTAGTTCGCGCGTCGTTATCTCTCGGGGCCACTCGTAGTAGCCCGCCTCTCGGGCGTGCTCGAACACCTCGCGCTGGGCCGTCGTGAGCGTGTCGAGGCGCTGGTTGCGGGACGAACGATCGGCCGTATCGGCGGTCGTGATCGAGGTAACGGTAACCTCTGAACCAGTCTCTTCGCGGACGTTGTCCAGAGACTCCTGAATTCCGGACCGGTCACCGGCGAAACACAGGTTCCACACCTCGCTGCCGCCCTGGATGTGAACCGGTGCGCTGTGGACGAACCCGTTCTCGAGCAGCGTCGGACAGATCATCTCGTCGGGATCGTACTCGAGGAAGAACTCGCGGGCGACGTTCCCCGGTGCGTTGCGTGCGCGTCCGAATCGTTCTTGCAGCGCGAACAATTCTCCGGAGTGTTCGGAGTCGCGAATCGCGTTCAGGAGATCCCGAACCTCGGCGGTCGTGTCGCCGAACGCCGTAAACAACCCCTTGACCGTCTTCGGACTGCTTCCGTCCGTTTTCGGAGAATTATAGACCGCGTGAGCGAGCACCCCGCCCCCCGTTCGATCGGTTGCTTCGATGGCCCAGCAGTTCGGATGCCACAGATCGAGGGTCAACCGAACGCTCGATACCTCGCCCTTCGTACTCATGTGTAATCCTGTCTTTAGCAGGGATTTCTATGTTGTGTTCTCGAGGGGAGATCCCCAATCGATGATCGCGTCGGATACGCGTGCGGGTACCGGACGGAGCGTTGCCGTCGAGCGTCCCGTCGCCGATCACTCAAACGATCAGGCTCTCGAGATCGCGCGGATAGTACGTCAGCGTCTCCGTTCCGTTTTCGGTCACCAGCACCGTGTCGGAGTGCCGAAAGCCGCCCAGGTCGGGGACGTAGAACCCGGGCTCGACCGTGAACAGTTCGCCCGGTCGGATCTCGCCCTCCTGATCGACGTCGAGAAACGGCCGTTCGTGACCTTCCATGCCGATGTTGTGGCCGACGTGGTGTTGGGTGTACTCGGCGACCCCCTGCTCCTCGTAGTAGTTGACGACCGCCTCTTCGACGGCGGCGTACTCGACGCCCGGCTCGATCGCGTCGATCGCGATTTCCTGGGACTCTTTCATGATTTCGAAGTACGTCCGCTGATCGTCCGACGCCTCGCCGACGAACATCGTCCGCTCGAGTTCAGTTGTGTAGCCGCCGACATTTGGTTTGACGATGGTGACGATATTGTCGCCGCGTTCGATTCTCGTCGTCTGGTCCTTGTTGTGCGGGAGCGCGGTCACGTCACCGGTTGTAAACATGCATTGCATCGGGTTCGCCCACGTTCGCATCTCGTACCGGTTGCCGAGCGTGTCGAGCATCGTCTTGACGGCTTCGGCCTCGACTTCCGCACGAACTTCGATCGGTCGCCGGCCGACTTCGATCCGTTCTTGCAGGAGTTGGTGACCGAGGTTGGCCCAGACGCTGGCCTCCCGAATGAGTTCGATCTCGCGGTCGCTTTTCGTCTCCCGCATGTCGGTCACGTACTCCTCAACGCCGACGTCCGCGTCGACGAGTTCCGAGAGTGCGGGGCCGGTGTACCCGTTTCGCGCCGGACTCCCGTCAGAATCGACTGCAATCGTACCGTCGGCAATCCCAAGCCGGTCACATATTTCAGCAACCGACTTCATCGGTTCGCCCTGAGGATAATCGAAGTACGAAATCACATCATCGATCAGAAACTCATCCCGGGCGGCGTGCTCCCGTTCTAGACGAGGAACGACCGCTTCGACTCGCTCGTCGGTAAGACCGAGCGCGACCGGCCGCTCCGTCGGAAGATGGTACATCCCGCTTACGTAGTGAATGTTTAACGATCCAAATAGAACGAGGCCGTCGTATCCATCCGCTTTAGCGCGCTCCAGTAACTTTTGTTTTCGCTCGCGATATTCTGATTTGGGAATCGTGAGATCTGACATCAAGTGCCACCTGGTATGTACCACTATTAAAATTAGACCCGACTATGGACCCGTCCTAATATTATATAAAATCCTATGTATCTAATTGGGAAATTATTGGTCGGCCGTGTATTTAACACCCATGTTTTCTATTCCCACAGTATGGCAGTTGAGAGTAACATTACCTTACTATACATCGTCGGCGCGTATTTGGTCGTAATGCTCGGCGTTGGCGTCTGGGCGTACGGAAAAACGAATACTGCAGAGGACTTCATGGTCGCTGGCCGAAGCCTTGGCGCGGTGATCATCGCCGGGACGCTGCTCGCGACGTGGATGGGTTCCGGAACGATAACTGGCAGTAGGAACTCGGTTGCATATGGTAATGGGCTATTGCCTGCGATGCTCCTCGCAACAGGATCACTCATCGGTATCGGTTGTCTGAAGGCGCTCGCGCCGCGGATTCGGAGTTTCGACAAACTGACGATTCCCGCGATGATTGAGGAAGAGTTGGGCAAAGAAGGCCGAATCATCAGTCTGCTCGTGATTGCGTTCGCATATGTTGGGATCGTTTCTTACCAGTTCATCGGGCTCGGGTTTGTTTTGAATGTCACAGCCGGTATCTCGATCGAACAGGGGACGATCATTGGGGCAGTCATTATCATTGTACTTGCGGCGATAGGCGGACTCATGTCGGTTGCATACACCGACGCAATTAGCGCCTTCTTGATGCTCGGCGGTCTCGTGGTCGCAGTTCCGTTCGTAATCGTCGAGGCAGGGGGTTGGGCGGAAATCACCGCGAACGTACCCGAAACCCACCTCGATACGCTCGGGGATCTCTCTTTCCTCGAGTTCTTCGCGCTCTGGGCACCACCGCTTCTATTGCTTCTCGGCGATCAGAACATGTATCAGCGCATCATCGCCGGCGAAACTGACGAAGGGACCAATACAGGAATCGTTGCTTGGTTCGTCGGCGTTATCGCGTCGGCGATACTGATTCCTGTGATCGCGTTTTCCTCGCGCGCGATGTTTCCTGAACTCGACCCAGGAATGGCCCTGATCGCGACGACGACGGTAATTCCGACCTGGATCGGCGGCATCCTTCTGGCCGCCGCCGCGGCGTTTATCGTCACGACCGGTAGCTCCTACCTGCTTTCGGCCTGTACGAACCTCTCTCAAGACCTTTACGGGGAGTTTATCAATCCCGGCGCCTCCGATGAGCAAATTTTCTTGCTGACCCGAGCGTTCGTGGTGATCCTCGGGATCTTCGCGTTCGTTCTCGGGCAGTACTTCCCGACCGTCCTCGAGGTCCAGATGTACTCGTACACGGCCTACGGAGCCGCGATCACGCCCCCGCTGCTGGCGATCTTCCTGATGCGGGAGCGACTGACCAAACTCGGCGGTCTCTCCGGGATGATCGTCGGCGCTCTGCTCGCGATCACGTGGGACACGGTGCTCGCAAGTCCGTACGGGCTGGATGCGGTGATCGTCGCGGCGCCGATCGGCGGACTGCTCATCGTCGTCGTCAGCTACCTCACGGGTAGTTCATCGACGCCGTCGGCGGCTCGCGCCTGATTCGGACGGCAACCCGTCCGACTACTATCGGCGCTATTGTGCGAGATCCCGTCGGACGACGCTCGGGACGGCGAGCGCGTCGGTATCGACGTCGTTCGTACCCGAAACTCGGAGGCGGAGATCGCTCGGAACCGAAGACTCCTACCGATTCTCCTTCGAACCGCGATCTTTCGTTACCGTCCGGTCGCCCTCCGGCGGCGTGTCCTCGGTTTCGGGGTGGCGTTCCGCGCCGGCCTCGTCCATCTCCTCGGTCGACGGCTCCATAGCCTCGCCGGATCTTCCCGCTTCGTCTCCCGTTTCTTCGGCGTGCTCGGTGTCGGGATCGGTGCTTCCCTCGGCGTCTCCGTCTCGAGACGAGCGATTTCTCTCGAGACGAACCGCGTCGTCGGTGACCGCCTCGACGTCCTCCTCGTCGATCGGGGACGCACCCTCCTCGTCGGTCTCTCGGCCGAACACGGCGTTGATCGCGTCCAGTGCGCTCGGATCTCGTTCGACGTAAGCCGTCGCGCCGTCGACCGATACCACGACGCCGATCGTCTCGCCGCCCGCGGTCTCGACGTGCTTGCCGATCTCGTCGTCGGTGAACATAGACGACGGTACTCTGACGCCGGAAAAGCCTGTGGTGCCTGCATTGGCGTGGGAATCCGAACCACGACGGGCGACCGGTTCGAGCGCCGGTCGACGATCGACTCACCGACGGCCCAGATCCGCCGCCTTCTCGAGTTCGCTCCGCAGCGTCGTCGAATCGAACTCGTGATCCGGTCGCAGTCGGACGAAGTCGAGGAAGCGGCGGGCCGAGAGGAGCGAGTCGGAATCGTACGCGGTCGACGCCGCGTAGACGGCGTCGCGAGCGCCGATACGCGGCTCGAGGACGGCGAGCGCGCAGGCGAGGTCGTAGGCGGTCGTCTCGGCGACGCGGTCCTCGTGGACGCTGGTCGCGTCGATGAAGTAGAGCTCGCCGTCACAGAACAGGATGTTCTCGGCCCGGAGGTCGCCGTGGGCCAGCCCGTTCTCGTGTAGCGTCGACAGCATCTCGAACAGCTCCGGCGCGCGCTTCGTGACGGCGGCGTCGGAGACGTCCTCGAGCGACTCGAACGCCGGCAGATACTCGAGGACGAGGACGCCGAGCCCGTTGACCTCGAAGGCGTCGATCGGCCGCGGCGCGTTGACGCCGATCTCGCGCATCCGTCTGGTCGCCTCGTACTCGTGTTCGACCATCTCGCGGGGCGTATCGAACCGGTCGAAGAAGCCGCCCGTTCCCGAGGAGACCGCACCGACGTTGCGGCCGGTCGTCAGGAGCGCGTGGACGAGCGCGTTCTGTCGAGAGACGATCTTGACGAACCACTCGTCGTCGATGACACACGGCGTCGATAGCCAGTTGTCCGCCTCGAGGAACTCGACGCGAACGTCTTCCCGACCGTACCGATCCGCCAGCGTGTGGATCACGCGCTCGATGCGGCTCCACTCGACGGTCCCTCGAGCGAGCTGGCGGATGTCCATACGTCGGAAGGAGGGCACAAAGGGTTAAATGCCTCCCGAAGTGTCGTGATCGGGACGGGTCAGTCGTGTGTGTATTGGGTAGCGTGAACGTCGTTCTTCTCTTCGAACGACGCCGTCGAACCGGTGCGAAGACTGCCGTCGTACCGATATCTGCCGGTTCGTCGTTCTCGCCCGCTGATCGGTCCCGAGGGAGTTAGAACAGTATTACTTTCAACGGCGCGATGATACGGTCGAGTACGTATGGACGCTGTCGACGACCTCAGAGATTCTATCGACGCGACGAGAAATTTCCTGACGCCGGTACGGGCCGGCGTGTGGCTTCGCCTTGCGATCGTCGCGCTCTTCGTTGGCGGCTTCGGGACGGGCGCCCCGTCGATCCCGTCGGGTGACGTCGGTCCGGCAGAAGAGCGAGCACCGGACGTGAGCCCCGGAGAGATCCCCGAGGAGGCGCTGGCCGCCGTGGCCGTCGCTCTCGGCCTCCTGTTTCTCCTCTGGCTACTCTTCGCGTTTATTTCGGCGGTTATGGAGTTCGTTTTCATCGAATCGCTGCGCTCGACCGAGGTCCGCGTTCGACGGTACGCGAACGAGAACGTCGGTCGAGGGATCCGACTGTTCGGGTTTCGAGTGTTCGTCGTCCTCGCCGGGATCGCGATCGTCGGAACGCCCGTCGCGGCGCTCCTTCTCGGTCTCGGCGGACTCGAGGCGACGAGCGGGACGTTCATCGCCGTGGCGTTGTTTGCGATACCCGTCTACCTGGTGTACGCCATCGTGAACCGGTTTACCTCCGAGTTCGTCGCACCGATCATGCTACTCGAGAACCGCGGCGTTCTCGGCGCGTGGAGTCGGTTCTGGTCGACGTTCAGATCGAACTCGACGGAGTACGTGGTCTACCTGCTGCTGGTCTGGATCGTCCAGGCCGCGGTCGGACTCGCCGTCAGTATCCTCGTGCTCATCGGCGGGATCGTCGTCGCGATTCCGTTCGCGCTGCTCGCCTTCGCGTTCTTCCTGCTGGGAGATATCGGTGCGATTTTCGCGGCGATCGTCGCCGTCGTCGGCATCGTCACGTTCGTCCTGTTCGCGCTCCTCGTCCAGGTGCCGATCGTCTCCTACTTCAAGTACTACGCCCTGCTGTTGCTCGGCGACACCGACGCGGAACTCGATCTCATCCCCGACCAGCGGGCGGCGATCCGGACCGACGGCGGCGAGGGGCCGACCGACGTCGATGGTACGGAGCCGGCAGCCCCGGCCGATCGGTGGGAGAGTGGAGAGAGCGAGGGGAGCGACGATCGGGACGCGACCTCGGACGACGACTGGCAGGCCGACTACGGGTGGACCGACGAGGACGAGATGGACGACTGGGACGACCGTGCGGATCGTTCGGATCGTGAGGATCGGAGCGAGGATGAGGATCGCGACGACGAGGACCGCGGCTGGTAGGCCGCTATCCCTCGATTTGATTACGTTTTCGGAGCGTTTATTCCGGATGCTGGCAAGTATTGCATATGGACTTCGACCTGCCGGACGAGCATCGGATGGTCCAGGAGACGGTCAGGGACTTCTGTCAGCAGGAGATCGAACCGATCGCCCAGGAGATCGAGGACGAACACCGGTTCCCCGACGAGATCTTCGACCAGCTCGCCGAACTGGACATGATGGGCGTTCCGATCGACGAGGAGTACGGCGGTCTCGGCGGCGACACGCTGATGTACTCGCTGGTCGCCGAGGAGATCGGTCGCGTCTCCGGTTCGGTCGGCCTCTCCTACGTCGCACACATCTCGCTGGCGTCGAAACCGCTCGAGTTGTTCGGCACGCCCGAGCAGAAAGAGCGCTGGCTGCGACCGCTCGCGGAGGGCGAGTACATGGGCGGCTGGGCGCTGACGGAACCGAGCAGCGGTTCGGACGCCTCCGACATGGACACGGTAGCCGAAAAAGACGGCGACGAGTGGGTGCTCAACGGCACCAAGCAGTTCATCACGAACGCCTCCGAGGCGGGCTCGGTGCTGGTCAAGGCCGTCACCGATCCCGGCGCCGGCTACGACGGCATCTCGACGTTCATCGTCGATCCCGAGGCTGACGACGGCTTCGAGGTGACGACGATCTGGGACAAGATGGGGCTGAACGCCTCCCCGACCTGCGAGATTACGCTCGACGACGTCCGCCTCTCCGAGGATCGTCTGCTCGGCGAGGAAGGCGAGGGCTGGAACCAGACCAAGAAGACCCTCGACGGCGGTCGCATCTCGATCGCGGCGCTCTCGACTGGACTGGCTCAGGGCGCCTACGAACACGCCAAAAAGTACAGCCAGGAGCGCGAGCAGTTCGGACAGCCGATCTCCGAGTTCGACGCGATCCGGGACAAGATCGTCGACATGCACCGCAAGACCGAACGCGCGCGGCTGCTCACACACCAGTCCGCGTACCGGTACGACCAGGGAGAACCCGTTACGCGGGAGTCCGCCCTCGCGAAACTCGACGCCAGCGAAGCCGCACGAGAGGTCGCCGAGGAGGCCGTCCAGGTGCTCGGCGGCTACGGCTACACCACGGACTTCGCGCCGCAGCGGTTCTACCGCGACGCCAAGCTGATGGAGATCGGCGAGGGGACGAGCGAGATTCAACACCTCGTCATCGGTCGAGAGCTCGGCCTGTAGCGCGATGCTCGTGACCGCTGTCGGAATCGTCCTCGTCGCCGTCGGGATCGCCGGCGTTCGGTACGCGCCCGCGATCGTCGAAACCCAGCGTCGACAGCGGATGGCGCCACTGGAGAACGAGGAACTCGACGAGTCCGATCGCGTTCGGGCCACGAAAGGAACCGGTGTGGTCGTCGTGCTGGTCGGTCTCGCGCTCGTCGGCTACGGCGCCGGGCTATAGCAACAACGTTTCAGCGGCTACGATGATCTAGCTCACTATCGGCGGAACGGACCGAATACCGTCGACGCGATCGATTTTCCGGAGCACTGCCGTTTTCGCTGCCGGTGGATTCGCGTGAGAGAGACGACGAGCGCGTAACTCAGTATCGAAAGGAGAACGGCAATCACCAGGTTGCCGACCAGGAGCTGTCTGACGGCTACTCCTGCCGTTTCGGTGAGCGACGTGCTCGTCGTACTCGAGTACAGCGACCGATTTCCGAGGAGCACGCCGCCCGTCTGATAGCTCGCGACGTAGACGGCCGGCTTGACGAACGGGTTGAGAACGGCGACCGATGCGATGATCGCGGGCTTGCTGATCCACGACCACCAGGCTGCGAGTCCGGCCAGTAGACCGATCCCGAGTCCACCGGTCGGCATGGCCGTCACGAAGATTCCGACCGAGAAGCTCAGCCCGACCTCGTGGGGCGTGTGCTCCTCCTGAAGCGCGCTCGTCAGCTTCTGACGAACGCGGTCGCGATATCTAGCCACCCGTTCTCGGATCACGCTCTGTGGATCGGTATTGTCCAGTCGTCAAAAAGATATCGACGTTCCCGGGATTCGGGTCAACAGTCCGACATCACTTCCCTGGTTGTGGTATGGTATACTGGGGCGCACGTTACAGGAATCTGAGCGGTCCAGACCAGGTCGAGCGAGTCGGTCCGATCCGTCGAATGTAGAGGACTCTTTCACCGAGAGCGAACGATCAACGGAACGAGACGGCCGCCAGGTCGAGGCTTCCTTCCGGTTTAGGGCCAACTGCCGCTTTCGTCGTAGGCGTCCGCGACGCGCTGGATCGCGACGACGTAGGCCGCTGTTCGGGGGTTGTCGAGGTCGCGTTCCTCGAGCGAGTCGACCAGCGCGTCGAAGGCGTCGACGATGAGGTCCTCGAGTTCCTCGTTGACTCGCTCCTCGGTCCAGTAGAAGCGCTGGCGGTTCTGCACCCACTCGAAGTACGAGACGGTGACACCGCCGGCGTTGGCGAGGATGTCCGGAACGACGAAGACGTCGCGCTCGGCGAGGGTGTCGTCCGCCTCGGGCGTCAGCGGCCCGTTTGCGGCCTCGGAGATGACGTCGGCCTCGACGTCCCGAGCGAGGTCGCCGTCGATCGCGTTCTCGAGGGCGGCGGGGATCAGCAGGTCCACGTCCAGCGTCAGGACGTCCTCGTTGGTGAGTTCCTCTTCGCTTTCCTCGTAGCCGACGACGGTGCCGGTCTCGCTCTTGTGGTCTTTCGCCGCAACCGGATCGAAGCCGTCGGGGTTGTAGATGCCGCCGCTCGAGTCGCTGGCGGCGACGACGGTCGCGCCCATCTCGTCCATCAGTTTGGCGGCGATCCAGCCGGCGTTGCCGTACCCCTGGACCGCGACGGTCGCGCCCTCGAGGTCCTTGTCGAGGTAGTCGAAGGCTTCGCGGGCGGCGATAACGGTCGACCGACCGGTCGC
This DNA window, taken from Natronococcus sp. CG52, encodes the following:
- a CDS encoding helix-turn-helix domain-containing protein, which codes for MSTKGEVSSVRLTLDLWHPNCWAIEATDRTGGGVLAHAVYNSPKTDGSSPKTVKGLFTAFGDTTAEVRDLLNAIRDSEHSGELFALQERFGRARNAPGNVAREFFLEYDPDEMICPTLLENGFVHSAPVHIQGGSEVWNLCFAGDRSGIQESLDNVREETGSEVTVTSITTADTADRSSRNQRLDTLTTAQREVFEHAREAGYYEWPREITTRELADDLDIAKSTLLEHLRTAESKLLDP
- a CDS encoding M24 family metallopeptidase is translated as MSDLTIPKSEYRERKQKLLERAKADGYDGLVLFGSLNIHYVSGMYHLPTERPVALGLTDERVEAVVPRLEREHAARDEFLIDDVISYFDYPQGEPMKSVAEICDRLGIADGTIAVDSDGSPARNGYTGPALSELVDADVGVEEYVTDMRETKSDREIELIREASVWANLGHQLLQERIEVGRRPIEVRAEVEAEAVKTMLDTLGNRYEMRTWANPMQCMFTTGDVTALPHNKDQTTRIERGDNIVTIVKPNVGGYTTELERTMFVGEASDDQRTYFEIMKESQEIAIDAIEPGVEYAAVEEAVVNYYEEQGVAEYTQHHVGHNIGMEGHERPFLDVDQEGEIRPGELFTVEPGFYVPDLGGFRHSDTVLVTENGTETLTYYPRDLESLIV
- a CDS encoding sodium:solute symporter family protein, yielding MAVESNITLLYIVGAYLVVMLGVGVWAYGKTNTAEDFMVAGRSLGAVIIAGTLLATWMGSGTITGSRNSVAYGNGLLPAMLLATGSLIGIGCLKALAPRIRSFDKLTIPAMIEEELGKEGRIISLLVIAFAYVGIVSYQFIGLGFVLNVTAGISIEQGTIIGAVIIIVLAAIGGLMSVAYTDAISAFLMLGGLVVAVPFVIVEAGGWAEITANVPETHLDTLGDLSFLEFFALWAPPLLLLLGDQNMYQRIIAGETDEGTNTGIVAWFVGVIASAILIPVIAFSSRAMFPELDPGMALIATTTVIPTWIGGILLAAAAAFIVTTGSSYLLSACTNLSQDLYGEFINPGASDEQIFLLTRAFVVILGIFAFVLGQYFPTVLEVQMYSYTAYGAAITPPLLAIFLMRERLTKLGGLSGMIVGALLAITWDTVLASPYGLDAVIVAAPIGGLLIVVVSYLTGSSSTPSAARA
- a CDS encoding RIO1 family regulatory kinase/ATPase domain-containing protein, translated to MDIRQLARGTVEWSRIERVIHTLADRYGREDVRVEFLEADNWLSTPCVIDDEWFVKIVSRQNALVHALLTTGRNVGAVSSGTGGFFDRFDTPREMVEHEYEATRRMREIGVNAPRPIDAFEVNGLGVLVLEYLPAFESLEDVSDAAVTKRAPELFEMLSTLHENGLAHGDLRAENILFCDGELYFIDATSVHEDRVAETTAYDLACALAVLEPRIGARDAVYAASTAYDSDSLLSARRFLDFVRLRPDHEFDSTTLRSELEKAADLGRR
- a CDS encoding DUF7544 domain-containing protein, with the protein product MDAVDDLRDSIDATRNFLTPVRAGVWLRLAIVALFVGGFGTGAPSIPSGDVGPAEERAPDVSPGEIPEEALAAVAVALGLLFLLWLLFAFISAVMEFVFIESLRSTEVRVRRYANENVGRGIRLFGFRVFVVLAGIAIVGTPVAALLLGLGGLEATSGTFIAVALFAIPVYLVYAIVNRFTSEFVAPIMLLENRGVLGAWSRFWSTFRSNSTEYVVYLLLVWIVQAAVGLAVSILVLIGGIVVAIPFALLAFAFFLLGDIGAIFAAIVAVVGIVTFVLFALLVQVPIVSYFKYYALLLLGDTDAELDLIPDQRAAIRTDGGEGPTDVDGTEPAAPADRWESGESEGSDDRDATSDDDWQADYGWTDEDEMDDWDDRADRSDREDRSEDEDRDDEDRGW
- a CDS encoding acyl-CoA dehydrogenase family protein, which codes for MDFDLPDEHRMVQETVRDFCQQEIEPIAQEIEDEHRFPDEIFDQLAELDMMGVPIDEEYGGLGGDTLMYSLVAEEIGRVSGSVGLSYVAHISLASKPLELFGTPEQKERWLRPLAEGEYMGGWALTEPSSGSDASDMDTVAEKDGDEWVLNGTKQFITNASEAGSVLVKAVTDPGAGYDGISTFIVDPEADDGFEVTTIWDKMGLNASPTCEITLDDVRLSEDRLLGEEGEGWNQTKKTLDGGRISIAALSTGLAQGAYEHAKKYSQEREQFGQPISEFDAIRDKIVDMHRKTERARLLTHQSAYRYDQGEPVTRESALAKLDASEAAREVAEEAVQVLGGYGYTTDFAPQRFYRDAKLMEIGEGTSEIQHLVIGRELGL
- a CDS encoding DUF2062 domain-containing protein, whose translation is MIRERVARYRDRVRQKLTSALQEEHTPHEVGLSFSVGIFVTAMPTGGLGIGLLAGLAAWWSWISKPAIIASVAVLNPFVKPAVYVASYQTGGVLLGNRSLYSSTTSTSLTETAGVAVRQLLVGNLVIAVLLSILSYALVVSLTRIHRQRKRQCSGKSIASTVFGPFRR
- a CDS encoding Glu/Leu/Phe/Val family dehydrogenase codes for the protein MTGQANPFESLQSQIDDAAAYLDVSEDVIERLKHPERVLETNLTVELDDGTLERFKAFRSQFNGDRGPYKGGIRYHPDVNRDEVKALSGWMVYKCATADIPYGGGKGGIAIDPSEYSEAELERVTRAFATELRPLVGEDRDIPAPDVNTGQREMNWIKDTYETLEHTTEPGVVTGKNLASGGSEGRVEATGRSTVIAAREAFDYLDKDLEGATVAVQGYGNAGWIAAKLMDEMGATVVAASDSSGGIYNPDGFDPVAAKDHKSETGTVVGYEESEEELTNEDVLTLDVDLLIPAALENAIDGDLARDVEADVISEAANGPLTPEADDTLAERDVFVVPDILANAGGVTVSYFEWVQNRQRFYWTEERVNEELEDLIVDAFDALVDSLEERDLDNPRTAAYVVAIQRVADAYDESGSWP